A single region of the Cucumis melo cultivar AY chromosome 3, USDA_Cmelo_AY_1.0, whole genome shotgun sequence genome encodes:
- the LOC103496592 gene encoding UDP-rhamnose/UDP-galactose transporter 6 → MAPSSKADKKAAVDAAAWMFNVVTSVGIIIVNKALMATYGFSFATTLTGLHFATTTLMTVILRWLGYIQASHLPLPELLKFVLFANFSIVGMNVSLMWNSVGFYQIAKLSMIPVSCLLEVVLDKIRYSRDTKLSIAVVLLGVGVCTVTDVSVNTRGFVAAVIAVWSTSLQQYYVHFLQRKYSLSSFNLLGHTAPAQAGSLLLVGPFLDYWLTNKRVDRYDYNLASIIFIILSCSIAVGTNLSQFICIGRFTAVSFQVLGHMKTILVLIMGFFFFGKEGLNMQVVLGMIIAVIGMIWYGNASSKPGGKERRSHTLPTARQQKHGGLTDSTEHDGKV, encoded by the exons aTGGCTCCATCTAGCAAAGCTGACAAGAAAGCGGCTGTAGATGCAGCCGCGTGGATGTTTAACGTTGTAACTTCTGTTGGAATTATAATCGTGAATAAGGCTCTCATGGCTACCTATGGCTTCAGCTTTG CCACAACTTTAACAGGTTTGCATTTTGCGACAACCACCTTGATGACTGTCATTCTAAGGTGGCTTGGTTATATTCAAGCATCCCATCTCCCTCTACCAGAGCTTCTAAAATTTGTACTATTTGCCAACTTTTCCATTGTTGGAATGAATGTCAGCCTGATGTGGAATTCAGTGGGATTTTATCAG ATTGCAAAGCTAAGTATGATTCCTGTCTCTTGCTTGTTGGAAGTCGTCTTGGACAAGATTCGGTACTCCAGAGATACGAAGTTGAGCATTGCAGTTGTTCTCTTAGGTGTTGGAGTATGCACTGTTACTGATGTCAGTGTTAATACCAGAGGCTTTGTTGCAGCCGTTATCGCCGTGTGGAGCACTTCTCTGCAGCAATAC TATGTGCATTTCCTCCAACGGAAGTATTCGCTGAGTTCCTTCAACTTGTTAGGACATACGGCTCCAGCACAGGCCGGCTCCCTTCTATTGGTCGGACCTTTTCTCGACTACTGGTTGACGAACAAAAGGGTAGAtcgatatgactacaatttagcCTCTATT ATTTTCATAATTCTGTCATGCTCCATTGCTGTGGGAACCAATCTTAGCCAATTTATCTGCATAGGCAGATTCACAGCTGTTTCATTCCAAGTTCTTGGCCACATGAAAACAATCCTTGTTTTGATCATGGGATTCTTCTTCTTTGGAAAGGAAGGGCTTAACATGCAGGTGGTTTTGGGTATGATCATAGCGGTCATCGGGATGATTTGGTACGGTAATGCCTCGTCGAAACCCGGTGGAAAAGAACGTCGGAGCCACACGCTCCCAACAGCTAGACAACAAAAACATGGTGGTTTAACAGATTCTACCGAACATGATGGGAAGGTCTAA
- the LOC103496593 gene encoding 40S ribosomal protein S18, producing the protein MSLVANEDFQHILRVLNTNVDGKQKIMFALTSIKGIGRRFANIVCKKADVDMNKRAGELTAAELDNLMVVVANPRQFKIPDWFLNRQKDYKDGKYSQVVSNALDMKLRDDLERLKKIRNHRGLRHYWGLRVRGQHTKTTGRRGKTVGVSKKR; encoded by the exons ATG TCGTTGGTAGCGAACGAAGATTTCCAGCACATTTTGCGTGTGCTCAACACAAACGTTGATGGGAAACAGAAGATCATGTTCGCTCTTACTTCCATCAAAGGTATTGGAAGGCGTTTCGCCAACATTGTCTGCAAAAAAGCCGATGTCGACATGAACAAGAg AGCTGGTGAATTAACTGCTGCCGAGCTGGACAATCTCATGGTGGTTGTTGCCAACCCCCGACAGTTCAAAATCCCCGATTGGTTTTTGAACAGACAGAAGGATTACAAGGATGGAAAGTATTCACAGGTTGTGTCTAATGCTCTTGACATGAAGCTGAGAGACGACTTGGAGCGTTTGAAGAAGATCAG GAACCACCGTGGTCTGAGGCATTACTGGGGTCTTCGTGTCCGTGGTCAGCACACCAAGACTACTGGTCGCCGAGGGAAGACTGTTGGTGTCTCTAAGAAGCGTTAA
- the LOC103496591 gene encoding protein GIGANTEA-like — protein MMASSSERWIDRLQFSSLFWTPPRDEQQRKAEITTYVECLGQFTSEQFPEDIAELIRSHYPWREKRLIDDVLATFVLHHPEHGHAVILPIISCIIDGTMAYCKDGSPFSSFISLFCPDTEHDYSEQWALACGEILRILTHYNRPIYKTEQQSVEGERSGCDNHTTTSDSNNVPPGQMPLNQDRKPLRLLSPWITDILLAAPLGIRSDYFRWCSGVMGKYAVRELKPPTTATSRGSGKHPQLVPSTPRWAVANGAGVILSVCDEEVARYETATLTAAAVPALLLPPPTTALDEHLVAGLPALEPYARLFHRYYAIATPSATQRLLLGLLEAPPSWAPDALDAAVQLVELLRAAEDYASGIRLPRNWMHLHFLRAIGTAMSMRVGIAADAAAALLFRILSQPALLFPPLRQVEEAEIQHEPLGDYISSYQRQIEVPAAEATIEATAQGIASMLCAHGLEVEWRICTIWEAAYGLIPLSSSAVDLPEIVVATPLQPPLLSWNLYIPLLKVLEYLPHGSPSEACLMKIFVATVEAILQRAFPSESSTERTRKLKYLSGIGYVSKNISVSELRMMVHSLFLESCASEELASRLLFIVLSVCVSHEAQSNGRKKRRSGSSNFQEEKIEPSQDISRESRETKSWGNKQGPVSAFDSYVLAAVCALACELQLFPLMSRGRKRLSFKSSQDIAKLVKINGSSFELQSSIDSAIRRTHRILSILEALFSLKPSSLGTSWSYSSNEIVAAAMVAAHVSELFRRSRACMHALSVLMRCKWDEEIYTRASSLYNLIDIHSKAVASIVNRAEPLEVHIVSAPVSEYSRVSSAGRKLTQLEDHVYFENGQQSIPKCEESCHVRAKLSFERASDSTVDLENMLGKRIASFQLDASELANFLTIDRHIGFNGCAQILLRSVLAEKQELCFSVVSLLWHKLIATPEIQPSAEGTSAQQGWRQVVDALCNVVSASPAKAAAAVVLQADREFQPWIAKDDNQGQKMWRINQRIIKLIVELMRNHDKPESLVTLASASDLLLRATDGMLVDGEACTLPQLELLEATARAIRPVLEWGESGLSIADGLANLLKCRLPATVRCLSHPSAHVRALSTSVLRNILQTGSYVLRSTPKNINGVHSPSFQYFNREAINWKDDLEKCLTWEAHSRLVTGMPIEVLHVAAKELGCSISL, from the exons ATGATGGCTAGTTCATCTGAAAGGTGGATAGATCGTCTCCAGTTTTCATCTTTGTTTTGGACTCCACCTCGAGATGAGCAACAAAGAAAA GCTGAAATCACTACGTATGTAGAATGCTTGGGTCAGTTCACATCGGAACAATTCCCTGAGGATATTGCGGAG TTAATACGTAGTCATTATCCATGGAGGGAAAAGCGTCTTATTGATGATGTCTTGG CAACTTTTGTTCTTCATCATCCGGAGCACGGGCATGCTGTTAttcttccaattatttcttGTATTATTGATGGTACTATGGCGTATTGCAAGGATGGTTCTCCCTTTTCGTCTTTCATATCCTTATTCTGCCCAGACACAGAG CATGATTATTCTGAACAGTGGGCTCTGGCATGTGGTGAGATTTTGAGAATTTTGACTCATTATAATCGTCCCATATATAAGACGGAACAACAGAGTGTTGAAGGAGAAAGAAGTGGTTGTGACAATCATACGACAACCAGTGACTCGAATAATGTACCACCCGGCCAGATGCCTTTGAATCAGGATAGGAAGCCGTTAAGGCTTCTATCTCCATGGATTACTGACATCTTGCTTGCGGCACCTCTAGGCATCAGAAGCGACTACTTCCGTTG GTGTAGTGGCGTTATGGGAAAATATGCAGTTAGAGAACTAAAGCCACCTACAACTG CTACATCTCGTGGGTCTGGAAAACATCCGCAACTTGTACCATCAACTCCAAGATGGGCTGTTGCTAATGGTGCTGGTGTTATATTAAGTGTATGTGATGAAGAAGTTGCTCGATATGAGACTGCCACGTTGACAGCAGCAGCTGTTCCTGCACTTCTACTTCCTCCACCAACTACAGCTTTAGATGAGCATCTAGTTGCTGGGCTACCTGCTTTGGAGCCTTATGCACGGTTATTTCACAG GTATTATGCTATTGCTACTCCAAGTGCTACTCAAAGACTTCTTCTTGGGCTTTTAGAAGCACCTCCTTCATGGGCTCCTGATGCACTTGATGCGGCTGTTCAGCTTGTCGAACTTCTTCGGGCTGCTGAAGACTACGCATCTGGAATAAGA CTTCCTAGGAACTGGATGCATTTGCACTTTTTACGTGCCATAGGAACTGCAATGTCAATGCGAGTAGGTATTGCTGCTGATGCTGCAGCAGCGCTACTCTTCCGGATACTCTCCCAACCTGCATTGCTTTTTCCTCCTTTGAGGCAAGTTGAGGAAGCCGAAATTCAACATGAACCATTGGGTGATTATATATCATCCTACCAGAGACAG ATAGAAGTTCCAGCAGCAGAAGCAACAATTGAAGCAACTGCTCAAGGGATTGCATCCATGCTTTGTGCTCATGGCCTTGAAGTTGAATGGAGAATCTGTACCATTTGGGAAGCTGCTTATGGCTTGATTCCATTAAGTTCTTCTGCAGTTGATCTTCCAGAAATTGTTGTCGCAACGCCGCTACAACCTCCCTTACTATCGTGGAATTTGTACATACCACTTCTTAAGGTCCTTGAATATCTTCCTCATGGCAGTCCATCTGAAGCATGTCTAATGAAGATATTTGTTGCTACAGTAGAAGCGATTCTTCAAAGAGCATTTCCATCCGAGTCTTCAACAGAGCGTACAAGGAAACTCAAATATCTTTCTGGAATTGGTTATGTCTCTAAGAACATTTCTGTATCAGAGCTCCGGATGATGGTTCACTCTCTTTTCTTAGAATCGTGTGCTTCAGAAGAGCTTGCTTCACGTTTACTATTTATTGTGTTAAGTGTTTGTGTTAGTCACGAAGCTCAATCAAacggaagaaagaaaagaagaagcgGTAGCAGTAATTTTCAGGAAGAAAAAATTGAGCCCAGTCAAGATATTTCCAGAGAAAGTAGAGAAACAAAAAGCTGGGGGAATAAACAAGGGCCTGTATCAGCTTTTGACTCTTATGTTCTTGCTGCTGTTTGTGCTCTTGCTTGTGAACTGCAGCTATTTCCATTGATGTCACGGGGAAGGAAGCGTTTGAGTTTTAAAAGTTCGCAAGATATAGCTAAGTTAGTCAAAATAAATGGATCTTCTTTTGAACTTCAGAGTAGCATCGACTCAGCAATTCGCCGTACTCATAGAATTTTATCTATTCTGGAGGCTCTCTTTTCTCTAAAGCCTTCTTCTCTTGGAACGTCTTGGAGTTATAGTTCAAATGAAATAGTTGCTGCAGCTATGGTTGCTGCTCATGTTTCAGAACTATTTCGACGGTCGAGAGCTTGCATGCATGCTCTCTCTGTTTTAATGCGATGCAAGTGGGATGAAGAAATTTATACTCGGGCTTCATCATTGTACAACCTTATTGATATTCACAGCAAAGCTGTTGCATCTATTGTCAATAGGGCTGAGCCATTAGAAGTGCACATAGTGTCTGCACCAGTTTCTGAATATTCTCGTGTGTCTTCAGCAGGCCGAAAGCTAACACAACTCGAGGACCATGTCTACTTTGAGAACGGACAGCAGTCTATCCCTAAATGTGAAGAGTCATGCCATGTTAGGGCAAAACTTTCATTTGAAAGAGCTTCAGATTCAACTGTTGACTTGGAAAATATGTTGGGCAAACGAATAGCAAGTTTCCAGTTAGATGCTTCTGAGCTAGCGAATTTTCTCACAATTGATAGGCATATAGGATTCAATGGATGTGCACAAATTCTTTTAAGATCAGTGCTGGCAGAGAAGCAAGAGTTATGTTTCTCTGTTGTTTCACTTTTATGGCACAAGTTAATTGCGACGCCCGAAATTCAACCCAGTGCAGAGGGCACATCTGCCCAACAGGGATGGAGACAG GTAGTTGATGCACTCTGCAATGTTGTATCTGCATCCCCAGCAAAAGCAGCTGCAGCTGTTGTACTCCAG GCTGATAGAGAATTCCAGCCTTGGATTGCTAAAGATGATAACCAAGGGCAAAAGATGTGGAGAATCAATCAGCGGATCATCAAATTGATTGTTGAACTCATGAGGAATCATGATAaaccggaatcgctagtaactTTAGCAAGCGCATCCGACCTTCTTTTGCGTGCTACAGATGGAATGTTAGTAGATGGAGAAGCTTGCACTTTGCCCCAGCTGGAG CTCCTAGAAGCAACAGCTCGAGCAATTCGACCGGTGCTGGAGTGGGGAGAATCTGGGTTGTCCATCGCGGATGGTCTTGCCAACCTTTTGAAG TGTCGTCTACCAGCTACGGTTCGGTGTCTTTCTCATCCAAGTGCACATGTCCGTGCTTTGAGTACATCAGTTCTTCGCAATATTTTGCAAACTGGTTCTTATGTCCTTAGATCTACACCAAAGAACATAAACGGTGTTCACAGTCCATCTTTTCAGTACTTCAACAGGGAAGCCATTAACTGGAAAGATGACCTTGAAAAGTGCTTAACTTGGGAAGCTCATAGTCGACTTGTAACCGGAATGCCCATTGAGGTTCTTCATGTTGCTGCCAAGGAATTAGGCTGCTCTATTTCTTTGTGA